The following coding sequences are from one Panthera leo isolate Ple1 chromosome E1, P.leo_Ple1_pat1.1, whole genome shotgun sequence window:
- the RPL38 gene encoding 60S ribosomal protein L38 has product MPRKIEEIKDFLLTARRKDAKSVKIKKNKDNVKFKVRCSRYLYTLVITDKEKAEKLKQSLPPGLAVKELK; this is encoded by the exons ATG CCTCGCAAGATTGAAGAAATCAAGGACTTTCTGCTCACGGCCAGGCGAAAGGATGCCAAGT CCGTCAAGATcaagaaaaataaggataatgtgAAGTTTAAAGTCCGATGCAGCAGGTACCTTTACACTTTGGTCATCACAgacaaagagaaggcagagaaactgaagcagtCCCTGCCCCCAG GTTTGGCAGTAAAGGAGCTGAAATGA